A window of Streptomyces gilvosporeus contains these coding sequences:
- a CDS encoding SseB family protein translates to MYGYDQNAGAGQQQYGAPPPPPQHPAPGGYGEQPLYPEPSPPSLADAVRAFTTGSMSAEDFQGIFSTSKVYCPRGDNPGFLALHNTQQPVIPMFTSLKELRRYAGKESKYFVITGAEVLDLLPTGYGFVLDMEGDHRMVFDAKAVEEMVDFAMRRMYG, encoded by the coding sequence ATGTACGGCTACGACCAGAATGCGGGTGCAGGGCAGCAGCAGTACGGAGCCCCGCCGCCCCCGCCGCAGCATCCGGCCCCCGGTGGCTACGGCGAGCAGCCGCTGTATCCCGAGCCGTCCCCGCCCTCCCTCGCCGATGCGGTGCGTGCCTTCACCACCGGCTCGATGTCGGCCGAGGACTTCCAGGGCATCTTCTCCACATCCAAGGTCTACTGCCCGCGCGGTGACAACCCCGGCTTCCTGGCGCTGCACAACACCCAGCAGCCGGTGATCCCGATGTTCACCTCGCTCAAGGAGCTGCGGCGGTACGCGGGCAAGGAGTCCAAGTACTTCGTGATCACCGGCGCCGAGGTGCTCGACCTGCTGCCCACCGGCTACGGCTTCGTCCTCGACATGGAGGGCGACCACCGGATGGTCTTCGACGCCAAGGCCGTCGAGGAGATGGTCGACTTCGCCATGCGGCGGATGTACGGCTGA
- the traJ gene encoding conjugal transfer transcriptional regulator TraJ: MADETKPTRKGSPPIKVYCLPDERRAIEEKAAAAGMSLSAYLLAVGQGYKITGVVDYEHVRELARINGDLGRLGGLLKLWLTDDPRTARFGDATILALLAKIEEKQDELGKVMMGVVRPRAEP, encoded by the coding sequence ATGGCTGATGAAACCAAGCCAACCAGGAAGGGCAGCCCACCTATCAAGGTGTACTGCCTTCCAGACGAACGAAGAGCGATTGAGGAAAAGGCGGCGGCGGCCGGCATGAGCCTGTCGGCCTACCTGCTGGCCGTCGGCCAGGGCTACAAAATCACGGGCGTCGTGGACTATGAGCACGTCCGCGAGCTGGCCCGCATCAATGGCGACCTGGGCCGCCTGGGCGGCCTGCTGAAACTCTGGCTCACCGACGACCCGCGCACGGCGCGGTTCGGTGATGCCACGATCCTCGCCCTGCTGGCGAAGATCGAAGAGAAGCAGGACGAGCTTGGCAAGGTCATGATGGGCGTGGTCCGCCCGAGGGCAGAGCCATGA
- a CDS encoding acyl-CoA dehydrogenase, with translation MGHYKSNLRDIEFNLFEVLGRDSVYGTGPFAEMDVDTAKSVLSEIARLSENELADSFADADRNPPVFDADTNTAPVPDTFKKSYQAYMDAEWWRLGIPEELGGTTAPRSLLWGFAETILGANPAVWMYASGPAFAGVLFEEGTEEQKKWAKIAVDKGWGSTMVLTEPDAGSDVGAGRTKAVQQEDGSWHIEGVKRFITSGEHDMSENILHYVLARPEGHGPGTKGLSLFLVPKYEFDFETGELGARNGVYATNVEHKMGLKASNTCEMTFGDRHPAKGWLIGEKHDGIRQMFMIIEFARMMVGTKAIATLSTGYLNALEYAKERVQGPDLAAFTDKAAPRVTITHHPDVRRSLMTQKAYAEGMRALVLYTATVQDEILIKESAGEDASAAHALNDLLLPIVKGYGSEKSYEQLAQSLQTFGGSGYLQEYPIEQYIRDSKIDTLYEGTTAIQGQDFFFRKIVRNQGAALTELSDTIKKFLADGVGGAELEQARGELAKAAADLEAIVGAMLTDLAATEKDVKSIYKVGLNTTRLLLASGDVVIGYLLLKGAAVAQEKLAGASSKDKPFYEGKIAAAKFFAHNVLPGLAVQRSLAESIDQSLMELDEAAF, from the coding sequence ATGGGGCACTACAAGTCGAATCTCCGCGACATCGAGTTCAACCTCTTCGAGGTGCTGGGCCGTGACAGCGTGTACGGCACCGGACCGTTCGCGGAGATGGATGTCGACACCGCCAAGAGCGTGCTGTCCGAGATCGCCCGGCTGTCGGAGAACGAGCTGGCCGATTCCTTCGCCGACGCCGACCGGAACCCGCCGGTCTTCGACGCCGACACCAACACCGCACCGGTGCCGGACACCTTCAAGAAGAGCTACCAGGCATACATGGACGCCGAGTGGTGGCGTCTGGGCATCCCGGAGGAGCTCGGCGGCACCACCGCGCCCCGCTCCCTCCTCTGGGGCTTCGCCGAGACCATCCTGGGCGCCAACCCGGCGGTGTGGATGTACGCCTCCGGCCCCGCCTTCGCCGGTGTGCTCTTCGAGGAGGGCACCGAAGAGCAGAAGAAGTGGGCCAAGATCGCCGTCGACAAGGGCTGGGGCTCCACGATGGTGCTGACCGAGCCCGACGCGGGCTCGGACGTCGGCGCCGGCCGCACCAAGGCGGTCCAGCAGGAGGACGGCTCCTGGCACATCGAGGGTGTGAAGCGCTTCATCACCTCCGGCGAGCACGACATGTCGGAGAACATCCTTCACTACGTCCTCGCCCGCCCCGAGGGCCACGGCCCGGGCACCAAGGGCCTGTCGCTCTTCCTCGTCCCGAAGTACGAGTTCGACTTCGAGACCGGCGAGCTGGGCGCCCGTAACGGCGTCTACGCCACCAACGTCGAGCACAAGATGGGCCTGAAGGCCTCCAACACCTGCGAGATGACCTTCGGCGACCGCCACCCCGCCAAGGGCTGGCTGATCGGCGAGAAGCACGACGGCATCCGCCAGATGTTCATGATCATCGAGTTCGCGCGCATGATGGTCGGCACGAAGGCCATCGCGACCCTGTCGACCGGCTACCTCAACGCCCTGGAATACGCCAAGGAGCGCGTGCAGGGCCCCGACCTGGCCGCCTTCACCGACAAGGCCGCGCCGCGCGTCACCATCACCCACCACCCCGACGTGCGCCGCTCGCTGATGACGCAGAAGGCGTACGCCGAGGGCATGCGCGCCCTGGTGCTCTACACCGCCACCGTCCAGGACGAGATCCTCATCAAGGAGTCCGCGGGCGAGGACGCCTCCGCCGCACACGCGCTGAACGACCTGCTCCTGCCGATCGTCAAGGGCTACGGCTCGGAGAAGTCCTACGAGCAGCTGGCCCAGTCGCTGCAGACCTTCGGCGGCTCCGGCTACCTGCAGGAGTACCCGATCGAGCAGTACATCCGGGACTCCAAGATCGACACCCTCTACGAGGGCACCACCGCCATCCAGGGCCAGGACTTCTTCTTCCGGAAGATCGTCCGCAACCAGGGTGCGGCGCTGACCGAGCTGTCGGACACGATCAAGAAGTTCCTGGCCGACGGCGTCGGCGGTGCGGAGCTGGAGCAGGCCCGCGGCGAGCTGGCCAAGGCCGCCGCCGACCTGGAGGCGATCGTCGGCGCGATGCTGACCGACCTCGCCGCCACCGAGAAGGACGTCAAGTCCATCTACAAGGTCGGCCTCAACACCACCCGCCTGCTGCTGGCTTCGGGCGATGTCGTCATCGGCTACCTGCTGCTCAAGGGTGCCGCAGTGGCACAGGAGAAGCTGGCCGGCGCCTCCTCCAAGGACAAGCCGTTCTACGAGGGCAAGATCGCCGCCGCCAAGTTCTTCGCCCACAACGTCCTGCCGGGCCTGGCCGTCCAGCGCTCCCTCGCCGAGTCCATCGACCAGTCGCTGATGGAGCTGGACGAGGCCGCGTTCTAG
- the aac(3)-IVa gene encoding aminoglycoside N-acetyltransferase AAC(3)-IVa, giving the protein MQYEWRKAELIGQLLNLGVTPGGVLLVHSSFRSVRPLEDGPLGLIEALRAALGPGGTLVMPSWSGLDDEPFDPATSPVTPDLGVVSDTFWRLPNVKRSAHPFAFAAAGPQAEQIISDPLPLPPHSPASPVARVHELDGQVLLLGVGHDANTTLHLAELMAKVPYGVPRHCTILQDGKLVRVDYLENDHCCERFALADRWLKEKSLQKEGPVGHAFARLIRSRDIVATALGQLGRDPLIFLHPPEAGCEECDAARQSIG; this is encoded by the coding sequence GTGCAATACGAATGGCGAAAAGCCGAGCTCATCGGTCAGCTTCTCAACCTTGGGGTTACCCCCGGCGGTGTGCTGCTGGTCCACAGCTCCTTCCGTAGCGTCCGGCCCCTCGAAGATGGGCCACTTGGACTGATCGAGGCCCTGCGTGCTGCGCTGGGTCCGGGAGGGACGCTCGTCATGCCCTCGTGGTCAGGTCTGGACGACGAGCCGTTCGATCCTGCCACGTCGCCCGTTACACCGGACCTTGGAGTTGTCTCTGACACATTCTGGCGCCTGCCAAATGTAAAGCGCAGCGCCCATCCATTTGCCTTTGCGGCAGCGGGGCCACAGGCAGAGCAGATCATCTCTGATCCATTGCCCCTGCCACCTCACTCGCCTGCAAGCCCGGTCGCCCGTGTCCATGAACTCGATGGGCAGGTACTTCTCCTCGGCGTGGGACACGATGCCAACACGACGCTGCATCTTGCCGAGTTGATGGCAAAGGTTCCCTATGGGGTGCCGAGACACTGCACCATTCTTCAGGATGGCAAGTTGGTACGCGTCGATTATCTCGAGAATGACCACTGCTGTGAGCGCTTTGCCTTGGCGGACAGGTGGCTCAAGGAGAAGAGCCTTCAGAAGGAAGGTCCAGTCGGTCATGCCTTTGCTCGGTTGATCCGCTCCCGCGACATTGTGGCGACAGCCCTGGGTCAACTGGGCCGAGATCCGTTGATCTTCCTGCATCCGCCAGAGGCGGGATGCGAAGAATGCGATGCCGCTCGCCAGTCGATTGGCTGA